One segment of Arvicanthis niloticus isolate mArvNil1 chromosome 5, mArvNil1.pat.X, whole genome shotgun sequence DNA contains the following:
- the Tmem240 gene encoding transmembrane protein 240, with the protein MSMSANTMIFMILGASIVMAIACLMDMNALLDRFHNYILPHLRGEDRVCHCNCGRHHIHYVIPYDGDQSVVDASENYFVTDNVTKQEIDLMLGLLLGFCISWFLVWMDGVLHCAVRAWRAGRRYDGSWTWLPKLCSLRELGRRPHRPFEEPTGNMVHVKQKLYHNGHPSPRHL; encoded by the exons ATGTCCATGAGTGCGAACACCATGATCTTCATGATTCTGGGGGCGTCGATCGTGATG GCCATCGCGTGCTTGATGGACATGAACGCGCTGCTGGATCGATTCCATAACTACATCCTCCCGCACCTGCGGGGCGAGGACCGCGTCTGCCACTGCAACTGTGGCCG GCACCACATCCACTACGTGATCCCATACGACGGGGACCAGTCGGTGGTGGACGCCTCTGAGAACTACTTTGTGACAGACAATGTGACCAAGCAGGAGATCGACCTTATGCTGGGCCTGCTGCTGGGCTTCTGCATCAGCTGGTTCCTGGTGTGGATGGATGGTGTCCTGCACTGTGCTGTACGCGCCTGGAGGGCTGGTCGGCGCTATG ATGGCTCGTGGACCTGGCTGCCCAAGCTGTGCAGCCTGCGGGAGCTGGGCCGGCGGCCACACAGGCCCTTCGAGGAGCCTACAGGGAACATGGTGCACGTGAAGCAGAAGCTCTACCACAACGGCCACCCCAGCCCACGGCACCTGTGA